The following coding sequences lie in one Halomonas sp. 'Soap Lake #6' genomic window:
- a CDS encoding LysR family transcriptional regulator, translated as MVELKQLKHFIAVAEELNFRRAAERLHITQPPLSQSIKALEETVGVRLFERNTRGVHLTKAGEAFLVESLEILSATQRSISAARQAAHGEIGTLRIGYSASAIFSKPLTSALAKLLAERPSLELQLCEGNALLHITSLKAGKLDAAVLRADLEEISLAGLSVSRLGDEPLFVLLPPGHRLQERASIAFKEFTNERLLLQPATQRTFLRRQLEVLADKAGVSLNHTVEVPDIGSMLCFVGAGIGITILPASAASMAHGLIAIPLADKGSSQPLVLAGKEGNPLSEQLRRIVEAHLHD; from the coding sequence ATGGTCGAACTGAAACAGCTTAAGCATTTTATTGCCGTTGCGGAGGAGCTTAACTTCAGACGAGCTGCGGAGCGATTGCATATTACCCAGCCGCCGTTAAGCCAGAGTATAAAAGCATTAGAAGAAACGGTTGGTGTGAGGCTATTCGAGCGCAATACCCGGGGTGTCCATCTCACCAAAGCTGGCGAGGCCTTTCTTGTTGAGAGTCTGGAGATACTTAGTGCTACGCAGAGAAGTATCAGCGCTGCCAGGCAGGCGGCCCATGGCGAAATAGGCACCTTGCGAATTGGTTATTCGGCAAGTGCGATTTTCTCTAAACCCCTCACCTCTGCCCTGGCGAAACTACTCGCGGAGCGCCCATCGCTCGAATTGCAGTTGTGCGAAGGGAATGCCCTGTTGCATATCACATCGCTTAAAGCGGGCAAGCTAGATGCTGCGGTGCTACGCGCTGATCTAGAAGAAATCTCGCTGGCTGGCTTATCCGTTTCCAGGCTGGGAGATGAGCCACTTTTTGTGCTTCTTCCCCCAGGCCACCGGCTGCAGGAAAGAGCATCCATCGCTTTTAAGGAGTTCACCAATGAGCGGCTTTTGCTCCAGCCCGCTACGCAAAGAACATTTCTGAGGCGGCAACTGGAAGTATTGGCGGATAAAGCAGGTGTTTCTCTCAACCACACTGTTGAAGTACCCGATATTGGAAGTATGTTGTGCTTCGTTGGCGCAGGTATTGGTATCACCATCCTGCCTGCTAGTGCCGCGTCTATGGCCCACGGCCTCATTGCGATACCGCTTGCCGATAAGGGCTCTTCCCAGCCGCTAGTGCTGGCCGGTAAAGAGGGCAATCCACTAAGTGAACAGCTTAGGCGTATTGTTGAGGCACATCTCCATGACTAG
- a CDS encoding class I SAM-dependent methyltransferase → MKGAREFWNKSAPRYAKSRVRDERVYQQKLAITQEYFQPDSSILEFGCGTGSTAITHAPYVKHILATDISDKMLDIAQQRAKEAGVENISFLQGSLDSLELNAESFDAVLGLNVLHLLEDVDEAIARVYGVLKPGGVFVSSTALVDDINVFWRLLIPLMQMLGLAPYVSRFGKQELAVKLMNAGFSIDCEWQPSKGAVFIVAKK, encoded by the coding sequence TTGAAGGGGGCCAGGGAGTTTTGGAATAAAAGCGCGCCTCGTTACGCCAAAAGCCGGGTGCGCGACGAGAGGGTTTATCAACAGAAACTGGCAATCACGCAGGAGTACTTCCAACCGGACTCATCCATATTGGAGTTCGGATGCGGTACTGGTAGTACGGCGATTACTCATGCCCCCTACGTCAAGCATATCTTGGCTACCGACATCTCGGATAAGATGCTTGATATTGCCCAGCAAAGGGCGAAGGAGGCAGGTGTTGAAAATATCAGCTTCCTACAGGGTAGCTTAGATAGCCTTGAACTAAACGCAGAAAGTTTTGATGCCGTTTTAGGACTCAATGTGCTGCATCTACTAGAAGATGTGGATGAGGCAATTGCAAGGGTGTATGGGGTATTGAAGCCTGGAGGCGTCTTTGTATCCAGCACCGCGCTGGTTGATGACATCAATGTTTTCTGGCGGCTATTGATCCCTCTTATGCAGATGCTTGGGTTAGCGCCTTACGTGAGTCGCTTTGGTAAGCAGGAGCTGGCGGTTAAGTTGATGAATGCCGGATTTAGCATTGACTGCGAATGGCAGCCTAGCAAGGGGGCGGTTTTTATCGTTGCTAAGAAATGA
- a CDS encoding VOC family protein → MKVKRIVSNITASNPSEADQFYAAIFELEVVMDHGWIRTYSSGETMTTQLSVASEGGSGTPVPDLSIEVDNLDAALERVQNQNIEIEYGPVSEPWGVRRFYIRDPFGKLINVLQHE, encoded by the coding sequence ATGAAGGTAAAACGTATCGTCTCCAACATTACTGCTTCCAATCCCTCAGAGGCAGATCAGTTTTATGCTGCCATATTTGAGCTCGAAGTCGTGATGGATCATGGCTGGATTAGAACCTATAGCTCCGGCGAGACAATGACCACACAGCTAAGCGTGGCATCGGAGGGTGGCTCGGGCACGCCGGTTCCTGATTTATCCATAGAGGTTGATAATTTAGACGCGGCTTTAGAGCGAGTGCAGAACCAAAATATTGAGATTGAGTATGGACCGGTAAGCGAACCCTGGGGTGTTCGTCGCTTCTATATTCGTGACCCTTTCGGGAAACTTATCAATGTTTTGCAGCATGAGTGA
- a CDS encoding SRPBCC domain-containing protein produces MATYHLRTEIDIHASAEQVWSILLDFSSYPQWNPFIRSVSGVAEEGARLQIAVQPNGGKVMRFSPIVLAAEAGRELRWRGRFVFPGIFDGEHCFVIEPLGEGKVRFEQSEQFSGLLVGLLRSSLERDTKRGFEDMNRALKARAESVEEPVRDQVPAH; encoded by the coding sequence ATGGCTACCTACCACCTGCGCACGGAAATAGACATCCACGCCTCAGCCGAGCAAGTGTGGAGTATTCTGTTGGATTTCTCGTCTTACCCTCAATGGAACCCCTTCATTAGGTCTGTTTCCGGTGTGGCGGAGGAGGGGGCTCGGCTCCAAATCGCTGTTCAGCCAAACGGTGGCAAAGTCATGCGCTTTTCACCAATCGTACTTGCAGCAGAAGCGGGACGTGAACTTAGGTGGCGTGGACGCTTTGTGTTTCCTGGCATTTTTGATGGTGAGCACTGTTTTGTTATTGAGCCTTTGGGCGAAGGTAAAGTGCGCTTTGAGCAGAGTGAGCAGTTTAGTGGGCTGTTGGTTGGATTACTCCGTTCTAGCCTGGAGCGTGATACCAAGCGAGGGTTTGAGGATATGAATCGCGCTTTGAAAGCACGCGCTGAAAGCGTTGAGGAGCCAGTCAGAGATCAGGTGCCAGCTCACTAA
- a CDS encoding GNAT family N-acetyltransferase, whose translation MYKIERATFPADLKDVLDLYREYIGSTSVDLAFQGNDEEFNRLPEKYSSDESKIFLASINEQPAGCAAFRKVDNDTCEMKRVYVRPTARGSRLGAKLVERVLQEAISSGYKKICLDVLPEFKAALALYKSYGFVQHPPVTSNPVPGTQFLGLDLERYKQASSLLKER comes from the coding sequence GTGTATAAGATTGAAAGGGCAACGTTTCCTGCTGATTTAAAGGATGTACTTGATTTATATCGTGAGTATATTGGTAGCACATCAGTTGATCTCGCTTTTCAAGGTAATGATGAAGAATTTAACCGCTTGCCTGAAAAGTACAGCTCAGATGAGTCTAAGATTTTTTTGGCAAGCATAAATGAACAACCTGCTGGGTGCGCTGCCTTTCGAAAAGTGGACAACGATACCTGTGAAATGAAGCGCGTTTATGTTCGTCCAACTGCTCGTGGCAGCAGGTTAGGCGCTAAGTTGGTTGAAAGAGTATTACAAGAAGCAATCAGCAGCGGATATAAGAAAATATGTCTCGACGTATTGCCTGAGTTTAAAGCGGCCTTGGCGTTATATAAATCATATGGATTTGTTCAACACCCACCAGTGACGAGTAACCCCGTTCCCGGAACCCAATTCTTGGGGTTGGATTTAGAGCGCTATAAGCAAGCCTCCTCTCTGCTGAAAGAGCGCTGA
- a CDS encoding zinc-binding metallopeptidase family protein, whose product MRVFSNPVGAGSLWFDNLVTADGVPVAYDPQARAFLPMPPFCANREVIGCNWIAPKQGAFCRACEMTVLAPDPAISNAIPNWAQTEAAKRWVIDNLGRWNWFRPEDPGAPPVFHMLAEGGTPVPMGHVGGVVTISVAEADPVLRTTRKEALAEPYRTMIGHMRHEISHMLWWRLSLRDDFLEAFREMFGDEREDYPAALQRYYQNGPPADWRQRFLSTYASSHPHEDWAETASHLLHLTDITDSFVSSGMTSPALPNTHGWDAYAEPDAERLIHIAASLVAGVNHVNRSMGLSDLYPFVLSDAAIRKLGFVHDWLRRGAQGL is encoded by the coding sequence ATGCGTGTGTTTTCTAATCCGGTCGGTGCCGGTTCACTCTGGTTTGATAATTTGGTAACCGCAGACGGTGTTCCCGTCGCTTACGATCCACAGGCGCGTGCCTTTTTGCCTATGCCGCCCTTCTGTGCGAACCGCGAGGTAATCGGTTGTAACTGGATTGCCCCGAAGCAAGGCGCATTCTGCCGCGCTTGTGAGATGACGGTGTTGGCCCCCGACCCAGCCATTTCAAATGCCATTCCCAACTGGGCGCAAACGGAAGCAGCTAAACGCTGGGTGATTGACAACCTTGGCCGTTGGAACTGGTTTCGCCCTGAAGACCCCGGTGCGCCACCGGTATTCCATATGCTGGCCGAAGGGGGAACACCCGTACCTATGGGGCATGTCGGTGGAGTGGTCACCATCAGTGTCGCTGAGGCAGACCCAGTACTGCGCACAACCCGCAAAGAGGCGTTGGCAGAACCTTACCGCACCATGATTGGCCATATGCGCCATGAAATCTCGCATATGCTGTGGTGGCGACTGAGTTTGCGGGATGATTTTCTTGAGGCTTTTCGTGAGATGTTTGGCGATGAACGGGAGGATTATCCAGCGGCACTTCAGCGTTATTATCAAAATGGCCCGCCTGCAGATTGGCGGCAACGCTTTCTGTCTACCTATGCCTCTTCCCACCCCCACGAGGACTGGGCGGAAACCGCTTCACACTTACTACACCTTACTGATATCACCGATAGCTTTGTTTCATCGGGAATGACATCACCGGCGTTGCCTAACACCCATGGCTGGGATGCTTACGCCGAACCGGACGCTGAGCGGCTGATTCATATTGCGGCATCACTGGTGGCGGGTGTTAACCATGTGAACCGCTCCATGGGCCTATCGGATCTCTACCCATTTGTGCTTTCAGATGCTGCGATACGCAAGCTAGGCTTCGTGCATGACTGGCTGCGACGCGGCGCCCAAGGACTTTGA
- a CDS encoding dihydrodipicolinate synthase family protein — protein MFTGLSAFPLTPMDEQGIHEHEFTRLVERLVEAGVDSVGVLGSTGNYAYLNGEERAHVAKLCVEHAGKVPVVVGIGALRTRDVLANAESAQQAGASGVLLAPVSYQKLTDDEVFSLYETVCGSLSVPLCVYDNPGTTHFEFSDELHGRIAQLPQVRSIKIPPVPNDMAAAKERVARLRALIPSEVTIGISGDAAAATGLLAGCDAWYSVIGGLYPEAALALTRVAQSGDVQQAKALSAALEPLWALYRDYSGSLRVAATIAELTSRVSQPCLPQPLQTLQGDARKRVEAVIEELSLR, from the coding sequence ATGTTTACCGGCCTAAGCGCATTTCCGCTAACACCCATGGATGAGCAGGGCATTCATGAGCATGAGTTTACCCGTTTGGTAGAGCGCTTGGTGGAGGCCGGGGTAGACTCTGTCGGTGTGCTGGGCTCAACCGGCAATTACGCCTATTTAAATGGTGAAGAGCGTGCGCATGTTGCCAAGTTGTGTGTTGAGCATGCTGGCAAAGTGCCGGTGGTGGTGGGTATTGGTGCGCTACGTACCCGTGATGTGTTGGCCAATGCAGAAAGCGCCCAGCAAGCAGGGGCAAGTGGTGTGCTGCTGGCCCCTGTCTCTTACCAGAAGCTGACCGATGATGAGGTGTTTAGCCTTTATGAAACGGTCTGCGGTTCGTTAAGCGTGCCGCTATGCGTGTATGACAATCCAGGCACTACGCACTTTGAATTTAGCGACGAGCTGCATGGGCGTATCGCTCAACTGCCCCAGGTTCGCTCGATTAAAATCCCCCCTGTACCGAACGATATGGCCGCCGCAAAAGAGCGCGTGGCACGGCTGCGAGCGTTAATTCCTAGCGAAGTTACCATTGGCATTAGTGGCGATGCGGCCGCCGCCACTGGGCTACTTGCTGGCTGCGATGCCTGGTACTCGGTGATTGGCGGGCTATATCCCGAGGCCGCGCTGGCGCTAACCCGTGTCGCACAATCGGGAGATGTTCAGCAAGCCAAGGCGCTTTCTGCAGCGCTTGAACCGTTATGGGCGCTCTACCGTGACTACAGCGGTAGCCTACGGGTAGCGGCCACCATCGCGGAACTAACCAGCAGGGTGAGCCAGCCCTGTTTACCCCAGCCACTACAAACGCTACAAGGCGATGCCCGCAAGCGAGTAGAGGCCGTCATTGAAGAGCTCTCTTTACGCTAA
- a CDS encoding AraC family transcriptional regulator, which produces MGNASRFQFIKSQHVPTLTVLHAAIEDFSYDRHAHDEYAFGVTLAGRQDFFSGGQFHRSPPGNVILFNPEEVHDGKPGGEHALDYLMVYAHPEQIKPLFADALGREHSANFRSNQTLIQDVQLRNAILELARLVTSQTGSCIDQENALYRVIERTVQLGGISPPNQLTSRPDALLGLAKEYIHAHLETDMSLDDICQAAHLSKYHFLRLFRQHYGITPHQYVINCRINAARYALEEGASLNEVALRFGFADLSHFNRRFKRIYGMTPHQYQRDIARSPYELKNRT; this is translated from the coding sequence ATGGGTAATGCAAGCCGGTTTCAATTCATCAAAAGCCAGCATGTGCCAACACTGACGGTGCTTCATGCGGCTATTGAGGATTTCAGCTACGACCGTCACGCTCATGATGAGTATGCTTTCGGCGTCACGCTGGCTGGGCGTCAGGACTTTTTCAGCGGAGGTCAGTTTCACCGAAGCCCACCGGGAAACGTGATTTTGTTCAATCCGGAGGAGGTTCACGACGGCAAGCCGGGCGGCGAGCACGCCCTGGATTACCTGATGGTTTATGCCCACCCGGAACAGATCAAACCGTTGTTCGCAGATGCCCTTGGGCGTGAACATTCAGCAAATTTTCGTTCCAACCAAACGCTGATTCAGGATGTTCAACTGCGCAACGCCATTTTGGAACTGGCACGCTTGGTCACCTCGCAGACAGGTAGCTGTATTGATCAGGAAAATGCGCTGTATCGGGTCATTGAGCGAACCGTTCAACTTGGAGGCATTTCTCCGCCAAACCAATTAACCAGCCGGCCGGATGCGCTTTTGGGTCTTGCTAAAGAGTATATCCACGCTCATTTGGAAACCGATATGTCGCTTGATGACATTTGCCAGGCAGCGCATTTGTCTAAGTACCATTTTTTACGCCTGTTCCGTCAGCATTACGGCATCACTCCACATCAGTATGTGATTAATTGCCGAATCAATGCGGCGCGTTATGCGCTAGAAGAAGGCGCCTCGCTTAATGAAGTGGCCCTACGGTTTGGCTTTGCGGATCTAAGCCATTTTAACCGCCGCTTTAAACGCATTTATGGCATGACGCCCCACCAGTATCAACGCGATATCGCGCGTTCCCCCTACGAGCTTAAGAACCGCACTTAA
- a CDS encoding LysE family translocator, with protein sequence MLGIVAYALGAMYSPGPVNLLGLNVGINGQAKKSLGFCLGVGTAMLAYLLLLGWAGAAWIDEEALIVVSALGCSYIIYLATKIARSSADLSTDLNTDVNKHDHAPHLLRFRDGLVMQLLNPKAIIATLPIATLQFPAAGIQGVSLIIWAFGLAVLAAGAPGSYIVIGSLVGHRIKSTGIIQYFNWVMAGLLIAVALSIGYEHVWVPLITP encoded by the coding sequence ATGTTAGGAATCGTCGCCTATGCCCTAGGCGCTATGTATTCGCCTGGGCCTGTGAATTTGCTTGGCTTGAACGTTGGTATCAATGGCCAAGCCAAAAAGTCGCTAGGATTTTGCTTGGGAGTGGGCACCGCGATGCTGGCCTACTTATTACTGCTGGGCTGGGCGGGTGCCGCGTGGATCGATGAAGAGGCACTGATCGTAGTGAGTGCATTGGGTTGTAGCTATATTATTTATCTCGCTACAAAAATTGCTCGCTCAAGCGCTGACTTAAGCACAGATTTAAACACTGATGTAAACAAGCATGACCATGCCCCTCATCTGCTGCGTTTTCGTGATGGGCTGGTGATGCAATTGCTCAATCCAAAAGCCATTATCGCCACCCTGCCCATTGCAACGCTGCAGTTTCCAGCGGCAGGTATTCAAGGAGTTAGCTTAATCATTTGGGCGTTCGGGCTGGCGGTATTAGCCGCTGGCGCACCCGGCAGCTACATTGTGATCGGTAGTTTGGTGGGCCACCGCATAAAAAGCACAGGCATCATTCAGTACTTTAATTGGGTGATGGCTGGGTTACTGATCGCCGTGGCGTTATCGATTGGCTATGAGCATGTTTGGGTACCACTCATCACCCCCTGA
- a CDS encoding LysR family transcriptional regulator: protein MNKKPDLNVLTAFAAIAAHGSFRKAADELGMPPSTLSHMMRTLEAQLNVRLFNRTTRSVALTDVGAKLLSRIRPLLRDFDAAFEEIEIQQNRLSGTVRINSNEPAARMLLRHVIPVFQQTFPDIEVDLVTEGSLVDIVAEGFDAGIRLGEDVPQDMIAVRFGPQIRFQAVASPAYLVVNPPPQSPEGLQKHRCIRHRLPSGKLYRWEFEKDGEEVAVDVHGSITLDHLNLMAEAAAAGMGIAYLPDLVAGPYLQQGKLVPVLSDWCPLGPGLCIYYPGHRHVPAPLRAFIDVLKAVDIPASQ from the coding sequence ATGAATAAGAAGCCGGATCTAAATGTACTGACTGCTTTTGCGGCCATTGCTGCCCATGGCAGTTTTCGCAAGGCCGCGGATGAGCTGGGAATGCCGCCATCCACGCTGAGCCACATGATGCGCACATTGGAAGCCCAACTGAACGTACGATTGTTTAACCGAACCACCAGAAGCGTTGCCTTAACGGATGTCGGAGCCAAACTATTGAGCCGTATTCGGCCTCTACTGCGTGACTTTGACGCCGCATTTGAGGAGATTGAAATACAGCAAAACCGGCTGAGCGGTACGGTTCGAATCAACTCCAATGAACCTGCCGCACGGATGTTGCTGCGCCATGTTATTCCGGTTTTTCAGCAAACGTTTCCCGATATTGAAGTCGATCTTGTTACTGAAGGTAGTCTGGTGGATATCGTGGCAGAGGGCTTTGATGCAGGCATCCGTTTGGGTGAAGACGTACCTCAGGACATGATTGCCGTGCGGTTCGGCCCGCAGATCCGATTCCAGGCAGTCGCTTCACCAGCTTATCTGGTGGTAAATCCGCCACCCCAAAGCCCTGAGGGCTTACAAAAGCACCGCTGTATCCGTCATCGTCTGCCCAGTGGCAAACTCTATCGCTGGGAATTTGAAAAGGACGGTGAGGAAGTGGCGGTTGACGTCCATGGCTCCATAACCCTCGACCATTTGAACCTAATGGCCGAAGCTGCAGCGGCTGGCATGGGCATCGCCTATCTGCCTGATCTGGTTGCCGGGCCTTATCTACAACAGGGCAAACTAGTGCCTGTGTTGTCGGACTGGTGCCCATTGGGACCGGGGCTTTGCATCTATTACCCCGGCCATCGGCATGTCCCAGCGCCACTGCGTGCGTTTATTGATGTACTTAAGGCAGTGGACATTCCCGCTTCACAATAG
- a CDS encoding SDR family oxidoreductase produces MTKTWLITGTSSGLGRLLTEKLLARGDTVAATLRKEGSLDDLKAQYGDRLWIGLLDVTNTEQVHKVVDAAFGDLGHIDVLVSNAGYGLFGAAEEASDAQIERQIATNLTGSIQLIRAVLPHLRKQGGGRIVQLSSEGGQIAYPNFSLYHATKWGIEGFIESVAKEVAPFGIDCLIIEPGPTETNFAVGLDRAQPLACYEDTPAGEARRALASGTFEIKGDALTASDH; encoded by the coding sequence ATGACAAAGACATGGCTTATTACAGGTACTTCATCAGGCTTGGGTAGATTGCTGACCGAGAAGCTACTGGCGCGCGGTGACACCGTTGCTGCAACACTGCGTAAGGAAGGCAGTCTTGATGATTTGAAGGCGCAATACGGTGATCGTCTCTGGATTGGACTGCTTGATGTCACCAATACAGAGCAGGTACATAAGGTAGTCGATGCTGCCTTTGGTGATCTCGGTCATATTGATGTCCTGGTAAGCAATGCTGGTTATGGCCTCTTTGGCGCTGCGGAAGAAGCCAGCGACGCGCAGATAGAGCGCCAAATCGCCACCAACCTTACTGGATCCATTCAGCTCATTCGCGCGGTTCTTCCACATCTACGGAAGCAAGGTGGCGGTCGCATCGTTCAATTGTCGTCAGAGGGAGGCCAAATCGCCTACCCGAACTTCAGTCTCTATCATGCGACAAAGTGGGGAATTGAAGGCTTTATCGAGTCCGTCGCCAAAGAGGTTGCGCCATTCGGGATTGATTGCCTGATCATTGAGCCAGGCCCGACGGAAACCAACTTCGCTGTTGGTCTGGATCGCGCCCAGCCCCTGGCCTGCTATGAAGACACCCCTGCCGGTGAGGCTCGACGCGCACTGGCGTCCGGTACATTCGAAATCAAGGGCGATGCGTTGACAGCCTCCGACCACTAA
- a CDS encoding RNA-guided endonuclease InsQ/TnpB family protein, with amino-acid sequence MKTERAFKYRFYPTPEQAALLARTFGCVRYVWNAVLRHRTDAFYQRQDKIGYNDASAFLTQLKKQPDTAFLAEVSSVPLQQCLRHQQTAFKNFFAKRARYPSFKSKKHRQSATFASSAFSYRDGQITLAKCRDPLNIRWSRELPATPSTVTVSKDAAGRYFISCLCQVEAQMLDVTPNMVGIDLGLKDLFVTSDGKRVNNPRHTARYTRKLARAQRQLSRKQKGSNNRAKARLKVARCHAKLADTRLDHLHKLTRQIVNENQVIAAESLQIKNMVKNRSLAKAISDVGWGELVRQLEYKATWAGRQFVQIDCWYPSSKRCHGCGYVMASLPLNVRTWDCPSCGTEGIDRDRNAARNILQAGTALLAGTER; translated from the coding sequence ATGAAAACCGAACGCGCTTTCAAATACCGCTTTTACCCCACGCCTGAGCAGGCAGCCTTGCTGGCGCGGACGTTTGGGTGCGTGCGGTATGTCTGGAATGCGGTGCTCCGCCATCGCACCGATGCGTTCTATCAGCGTCAGGACAAGATCGGTTACAACGACGCTAGCGCCTTTCTAACGCAGTTGAAAAAGCAGCCGGATACGGCCTTTTTAGCTGAGGTTAGTTCGGTGCCGTTGCAACAATGCCTTCGCCATCAGCAAACGGCCTTCAAGAATTTCTTTGCTAAGCGGGCGCGGTATCCTAGCTTTAAATCCAAGAAGCATCGCCAGTCGGCCACCTTTGCCAGTTCAGCGTTTTCATACCGTGATGGCCAGATTACGCTCGCCAAGTGCCGTGATCCGCTGAACATTCGCTGGAGCCGCGAGCTTCCTGCAACGCCCAGCACCGTCACAGTGTCCAAGGACGCAGCAGGCCGCTACTTCATTAGCTGTTTGTGCCAGGTCGAAGCGCAAATGCTCGACGTGACGCCTAACATGGTCGGCATTGACCTGGGGCTGAAAGACCTGTTCGTGACCAGTGACGGCAAACGGGTTAACAACCCTCGCCATACCGCCCGCTATACCCGTAAGCTGGCGCGGGCGCAGCGGCAACTCAGCCGCAAGCAAAAAGGCTCGAACAATCGCGCCAAGGCACGGTTAAAGGTCGCTCGCTGTCACGCCAAACTTGCCGATACACGGCTTGACCACCTGCATAAACTCACCCGTCAGATCGTTAACGAGAACCAAGTGATCGCAGCGGAGAGTTTGCAGATTAAGAATATGGTCAAGAATCGGTCGCTGGCCAAGGCCATCAGTGATGTGGGCTGGGGGGAGTTGGTGCGCCAGCTTGAGTACAAGGCGACCTGGGCAGGACGCCAGTTCGTCCAAATTGACTGCTGGTACCCAAGCTCGAAACGCTGCCATGGCTGTGGCTATGTGATGGCATCACTACCGCTGAATGTTCGCACCTGGGATTGCCCCAGCTGCGGCACCGAAGGCATTGACCGTGACCGCAATGCCGCCCGCAACATCCTACAAGCAGGTACCGCGCTGTTAGCCGGTACTGAGCGTTGA
- a CDS encoding GNAT family N-acetyltransferase, giving the protein MHYRTMTINDYEAAIDLWSSSEGVRLRGADSREGIEKYLLRNPGLSFVAVLEREAGGEADGKVVGTIMAGHDGKRGYIQHLSVADSHRRAGIATQLVSLCLEALKKEGILKSHLMILAENETARKFWVNQGWVCRSDIQLCSFIEKRGILHPSDCIGWRWIARRPLGRHASCNLT; this is encoded by the coding sequence ATGCACTACCGCACCATGACCATCAACGACTATGAAGCAGCTATCGATCTGTGGAGTAGTAGCGAGGGTGTTCGATTGCGTGGCGCTGATTCCCGAGAGGGGATTGAGAAATATCTGCTGCGTAACCCTGGCTTAAGCTTTGTGGCTGTACTTGAGAGAGAAGCGGGAGGGGAAGCTGATGGAAAGGTAGTAGGAACGATTATGGCGGGCCACGATGGCAAACGTGGCTATATTCAGCATCTATCAGTGGCGGATTCCCATCGCAGAGCGGGCATCGCGACACAACTGGTTAGCCTTTGCCTGGAAGCATTGAAAAAGGAGGGGATACTGAAATCGCACTTAATGATCCTTGCCGAGAACGAAACTGCCAGGAAATTCTGGGTCAATCAGGGCTGGGTGTGCCGGTCAGATATTCAGCTGTGCTCATTTATCGAAAAGCGCGGAATACTCCATCCAAGCGACTGCATTGGGTGGAGATGGATAGCGCGGCGTCCGCTAGGACGCCATGCGTCTTGCAACCTTACATAA
- a CDS encoding VOC family protein yields MHQHEKLNYVEFAAKNLDATKAFFSAVFGWEFVDYGPEYTAFSNQGLDGGFYQADVSNQTANGGALLVFYSADINATLAKVEQSGGEVIQPVFEFPGGFRFHFLEPSGNEFAVWSEART; encoded by the coding sequence ATGCATCAGCATGAAAAGCTCAACTACGTCGAGTTCGCAGCGAAAAACCTAGATGCTACAAAAGCATTTTTTTCTGCGGTGTTTGGCTGGGAGTTTGTCGATTACGGCCCTGAATATACCGCATTTTCCAATCAAGGCTTGGACGGTGGCTTTTACCAAGCGGATGTCAGTAACCAAACTGCTAATGGCGGCGCACTACTGGTCTTCTATAGCGCTGACATTAACGCAACGCTCGCCAAGGTTGAGCAGAGTGGCGGTGAGGTCATTCAGCCTGTTTTCGAATTCCCAGGTGGGTTTCGTTTTCACTTCCTAGAACCTAGTGGTAATGAGTTTGCGGTTTGGTCAGAAGCGCGTACCTAA